A section of the Dermacentor silvarum isolate Dsil-2018 unplaced genomic scaffold, BIME_Dsil_1.4 Seq53, whole genome shotgun sequence genome encodes:
- the LOC119435207 gene encoding tigger transposable element-derived protein 4-like — protein MSRKRAVLSLGEKLRIIEEAERRHGATKASIARELKIAESSLKTILANKASILENASKFGLKRKMAKEGAHEKLEKVLVKWLLQARSSAINIDGAILKEKADLVALRLGIDGFKASNGWLDRFKKRNNIVYSRSCGESSTVDVSTVQEWKETLPDLIAAYKPCDVFNADESGIFYNMQPEQTLTFKGDSCHGGKRSKERLTALFCANEDGSEKLPVLVIGKFGKPRCFKNIRTLPCSYDFNKKAWMTSSIFTNFLQRLDNKMGAKARKILLFMDNAPCHPPDTTSLRNVKVVFLPPNCTSCLQPLDAGIIKCVKQGYRKRLVQRRLAAMERSEEEKISVLDAMHMIASSWSAVSQSTIANSFRHCGFVRETASTADASTAGDSTSLMEENASTVDDDDFERLHPSTTFAEFVEADDDVAVCSELSLDDAIAEALPDADTATSDEDDAAAADAADCFY, from the exons ATGTCGCGAAAGCGCGCAGTTTTGTCGCTCGGCGAAAAGCTGCGCATCATCGAAGAAGCCGAAAGGCGGCATGGAGCCACAAAAGCAAGCATCGCCCGGGAGCTAAAGATAGCGGAATCTTCGCTCAAAACTATCTTGGCGAACAAGGCTTCGATTCTTGAGAACGCAAGCAAGTTCGGTCTCAAGCGGAAGATGGCCAAAGAAGGCGCGCACGAGAAGTTGGAAAAGGTGCTGGTAAAGTGGTTGCTTCAGGCGCGGAGCTCCGCCATCAATATTGACGGCGCCATCCTCAAGGAGAAGGCCGACCTCGTGGCGTTGCGCCTTGGCATTGACGGTTTCAAGGCGTCGAACGGATGGTTAGATCGTTTCAAAAAGCGAAATAACATCGTCTACAGCCGCTCCTGTGGAGAAAGTTCGACAGTAGACGTTTCCACAGTGCAGGAGTGGAAAGAAACACTGCCGGACTTGATCGCGGCATACAAGCCTTGTGACGTTTTCAACGCGGACGAGAGTGGTATTTTTTATAACATGCAACCTGAGCAGACTCTCACCTTCAAGGGTGACAGCTGCCACGGAGGGAAGCGCAGTAAGGAGCGCTTGACGGCTCTGTTTTGTGCCAACGAAGACGGGTCCGAGAAGCTGCCGGTGCTCGTTATAGGCAAATTTGGCAAGCCACGGTGCTTTAAGAATATTCGGACGCTGCCGTGCAGCTACGATTTCAACAAAAAGGCGTGGATGACGTCCTCTATTTTCACCAACTTTCTGCAGCGGCTGGACAACAAAATGGGTGCGAAGGCGCGAAAAATTCTTCTTTTTATGGATAACGCACCATGCCACCCACCTGACACGACCAGCCTGCGGAATGTCAAGGTGGTGTTTCTACCGCCAAACTGCACAAGCTGTCTGCAGCCACTGGATGCCGGAATCATCAAGTGCGTGAAGCAGGGCTACAGAAAGCGGCTTGTGCAGCGTCGGCTGGCGGCAATGGAACGCAGCGAGGAGGAAAAGATCTCCGTGCTCGACGCTATGCACATGATCGCCAGTTCGTGGAGCGCAGTGTCGCAGAGCACAATTGCGAACTCGTTTAGGCATTGTGGCTTTGTGCGAGAGACTGCCTCCACTGCTGACGCCTCCACCGCTGGCGACTCCACATCCTTGATGGAGGAGAATGCAAGCAccgtcgacgacgacgacttcgagcgCCTGCACCCATCTACAACCTTCGCCGAGTTCGTGGAGGCCGACGACGACGTTGCCGTCTGCAGCGAACTGTCGCTGGACGATGCAATCGCCGAGGCATTGCCCGATGCCGACACTGCGACATCAGACGAGGACGACGCCGCAGCTGCCGACGCCGCAGAT TGCTTCTACTAG